One part of the Rhizobium rhizogenes genome encodes these proteins:
- a CDS encoding Ldh family oxidoreductase produces the protein MQSEGGLGPAARYDVEAVRGLVARLFAASGMTKTVAREVADCLLTADMMGHSTHGLAIAPWYFEEIRCGGMNHEGSYEVRSDRGACVAWNGRRLPGAWLINRAIDLALERIADHGVVTVTIADGHHTGALATYLPRLTERGLLVQLACSGPASGGVAPFGGTRGIFTPNPLSAGIPGRGDPILLDISCSITTIKRSTQLAEAGRLYPGVWALDAEGNPSDDPQVLMSGGGSLLPVGGLDHGHKGYAMALLVEALTQGLSGVGRKDKLTGIAMNTFLQVMDPAAFGGSDAFLDETTWLIDACHANPPRPGVDAVRVPGDRARVRVEDARTAGVALDPVIVAALEPYAQRIGETFPPSV, from the coding sequence ATGCAAAGTGAGGGCGGCCTAGGGCCTGCGGCGCGTTATGACGTCGAGGCTGTGCGTGGTCTTGTCGCGCGGCTGTTTGCGGCGAGCGGCATGACGAAGACGGTGGCTCGTGAGGTCGCAGACTGCCTGTTGACCGCCGACATGATGGGGCATTCCACCCACGGTCTTGCCATCGCTCCGTGGTATTTCGAGGAAATTCGCTGCGGCGGCATGAACCACGAAGGCAGCTACGAAGTGCGCTCCGACCGCGGCGCCTGCGTTGCCTGGAACGGCAGGCGCCTGCCGGGTGCCTGGCTCATCAACCGGGCAATCGATCTGGCGCTGGAACGCATCGCCGATCACGGCGTGGTGACGGTGACGATTGCCGACGGACACCATACTGGCGCGCTGGCGACCTATCTGCCGCGACTGACCGAGCGTGGGCTTCTGGTGCAACTGGCCTGTTCCGGGCCGGCCTCCGGTGGGGTGGCTCCGTTCGGCGGCACCCGCGGCATCTTCACTCCCAACCCATTGTCAGCTGGTATTCCAGGCCGGGGTGACCCGATCCTGCTCGACATCAGTTGCTCGATCACCACGATCAAGCGGTCCACGCAGCTCGCAGAGGCTGGTCGCCTCTATCCCGGCGTCTGGGCGCTCGATGCCGAAGGCAACCCCTCAGACGATCCGCAGGTGCTGATGAGTGGCGGCGGTTCACTTCTGCCGGTCGGCGGACTGGACCATGGCCACAAGGGCTACGCGATGGCCCTGCTTGTTGAGGCTCTGACGCAGGGGCTCAGCGGCGTCGGCCGTAAGGACAAGCTGACGGGCATCGCCATGAACACGTTCCTGCAGGTGATGGATCCGGCTGCGTTTGGCGGATCGGATGCCTTTCTGGACGAGACGACATGGCTGATTGACGCCTGCCATGCCAATCCGCCGCGTCCCGGTGTGGATGCGGTGCGAGTGCCGGGTGATCGCGCCCGAGTGCGCGTGGAGGACGCGCGCACGGCTGGGGTGGCGTTGGACCCAGTCATCGTCGCGGCGCTGGAACCATATGCGCAACGCATCGGCGAAACATTTCCGCCGTCCGTCTGA
- a CDS encoding transporter substrate-binding domain-containing protein, which produces MSIDPAAPPYSAMDEAGKYKGSEVEVAKKLAADWKLELELVPTSAANRIPYLVSGRSDVVISTLSITDERKKAIDFSKPYSAIQIVVGAPRAENIGKLNDLVGKRVAVTRGSTNDAEITKVALPGTDIIRFEDDATSITALLSGQASYYVTAPALLTTVNAKNPAAGLEPKIVLKTNVTGIGIRKGEAALLEKLNAWVNAGLADGSLNGVYKTAFGIDLPPEVTNAK; this is translated from the coding sequence GTGTCCATCGATCCGGCTGCTCCCCCTTATTCGGCGATGGACGAAGCCGGCAAATACAAGGGTTCGGAAGTCGAGGTGGCGAAGAAGCTTGCCGCCGACTGGAAGCTTGAACTGGAACTCGTGCCTACCTCTGCCGCCAACCGCATTCCCTATCTGGTATCCGGCCGTTCGGATGTCGTCATCTCGACGCTGTCGATCACCGACGAACGCAAGAAGGCGATCGATTTTTCCAAACCCTATAGTGCGATTCAGATTGTCGTTGGTGCGCCACGGGCCGAGAACATTGGCAAGCTCAACGACCTCGTCGGCAAGCGCGTGGCGGTGACACGCGGCTCGACCAACGATGCCGAAATCACCAAAGTGGCGCTTCCCGGCACGGATATCATACGGTTCGAGGATGACGCGACCTCCATCACCGCGCTCTTGAGCGGGCAAGCATCCTACTATGTCACCGCGCCGGCGCTGCTGACAACAGTCAATGCCAAGAACCCGGCAGCCGGGCTTGAGCCGAAGATCGTACTCAAGACCAATGTCACGGGCATCGGCATCAGGAAGGGGGAGGCTGCCCTTCTGGAAAAGCTGAACGCCTGGGTGAACGCCGGCCTCGCCGACGGCAGCCTGAACGGCGTCTACAAGACGGCATTCGGCATCGATCTGCCGCCCGAGGTCACAAATGCAAAGTGA
- a CDS encoding NAD(P)-dependent oxidoreductase — MEIFVSGATGRVGGVLSAALMKRGHNVRTIAIAGDPNRAATEAAGILCHTGSLASFTDVEKVMEGVEAVFHMAAVISFQPGARDLLWDVNVMGTYNVLRAVATQSRQRHIRMVFASSDQVYPTRFARYRPTDENHPREPYTFYGMTKVLGEDMVKFYQRSEKQLDISTAVFSHTEAAHEIIDPDGEYAGPAFYVNSRVRSLKASSTHHAGATSNSELDQILSILEPLVADDQPLLLPRDVNGIPHTQELVDVRDIVDGLLLIFDKPEAIGETFNLAPVSPVSLGEFIPYLARKTGRRVVEATIPVDLGRTHGSNVKARAILGFQPKYSMFDMVDEAIAARS, encoded by the coding sequence ATGGAAATTTTTGTATCCGGCGCCACCGGGCGGGTTGGCGGCGTACTTTCGGCTGCCTTGATGAAGCGCGGCCACAATGTAAGAACCATCGCTATTGCGGGTGATCCAAACCGCGCAGCAACCGAGGCGGCGGGTATTCTCTGCCATACCGGCAGTCTCGCCAGCTTCACCGATGTCGAAAAGGTCATGGAAGGCGTGGAGGCCGTGTTCCACATGGCGGCCGTCATCTCGTTCCAGCCCGGCGCCCGCGATCTCTTGTGGGATGTCAATGTGATGGGCACCTATAATGTGCTACGCGCCGTGGCCACCCAATCCCGGCAGCGCCACATCCGCATGGTCTTCGCATCCAGTGATCAGGTCTATCCGACCCGCTTTGCCCGTTACCGGCCGACGGATGAAAACCACCCCAGGGAACCCTATACGTTTTACGGCATGACCAAGGTTCTCGGCGAGGATATGGTGAAGTTCTACCAGCGTTCGGAAAAGCAGCTCGACATCAGCACGGCCGTTTTCTCCCATACTGAAGCGGCGCATGAGATTATCGATCCGGACGGCGAATATGCCGGCCCGGCCTTCTACGTCAATAGTCGTGTCCGCAGCCTGAAGGCCAGCAGCACGCATCATGCCGGTGCCACGTCCAATTCGGAACTGGACCAGATTCTGTCGATCCTCGAGCCACTGGTGGCGGACGACCAGCCGCTGCTTTTGCCACGTGACGTCAACGGCATTCCGCATACCCAGGAACTGGTCGATGTGCGCGATATTGTCGACGGTCTGCTGCTGATTTTCGACAAGCCGGAAGCCATCGGTGAAACCTTCAATCTTGCCCCGGTTTCACCGGTCAGTCTCGGCGAATTCATTCCCTATCTCGCCCGAAAGACCGGTCGGCGCGTGGTCGAGGCAACGATCCCCGTCGATCTCGGCCGCACCCATGGCAGTAACGTCAAGGCGCGTGCCATTCTCGGTTTCCAGCCCAAATATTCGATGTTCGACATGGTGGACGAGGCGATTGCCGCCCGTTCCTGA
- a CDS encoding IclR family transcriptional regulator C-terminal domain-containing protein, which produces MNDVQWSTDLISPKNVAGTALLGKACDIIEIIGRAPGLVGQVALSEQTGIPRATLYRILAALIARGLIRPDPVTQNYTLGFNFLELAQNAWSSSDLASIASVELRRLRDLTGETSYLAVQEGAYVLALGRFESAHDKRSSARLGVLKPMHCTSQGKSILAHLSEAQLETFLSGELQSFTANTISDPRQLRSHLAIVRARGYAIDDEEIVLGTRCVGAAILDDGGRPLAAISVAGPTFRMPPERAEQLGTELAEAARRISTQLTPTLKAAVQHSGGFRVWTTHSAYVGAAPRWDGRRNALVWADLLAPAIRIDGDGGADLLYLHELAQRIGTLCLSEDGFVVSAGGDVVLCGPEGIQQRVGGSGALLIRALRTDMAGAIWAAAFDAEANLTRIGPWTIAAGFEPVFELAGDVTDIAFAGELGLYVVQPTRQSVLLLDPVTRRRRKFTDIPKVAGSPCALAVDENLNAWIGLSDGWSVIKLDENGEIQRTIALPIPNPIGVAFGGEDLSDLFITSARTGQTRESLNNAPLSGQLLSVNVGERGLPETIGKP; this is translated from the coding sequence ATGAACGATGTACAGTGGTCGACGGATCTAATCTCGCCAAAGAACGTGGCCGGCACGGCCCTTCTTGGCAAGGCGTGCGATATCATCGAAATCATAGGAAGAGCGCCGGGGCTGGTGGGGCAGGTGGCGCTTTCGGAGCAGACAGGCATTCCCCGCGCTACGCTTTATCGTATTCTTGCTGCCCTCATCGCGCGAGGCCTCATACGTCCCGACCCCGTGACGCAGAATTATACGCTGGGGTTCAATTTCCTCGAACTGGCGCAGAATGCGTGGTCGTCGTCCGATCTTGCCTCCATCGCTTCGGTGGAGCTTCGCCGCCTGCGTGACCTGACCGGCGAGACATCTTACTTGGCGGTTCAGGAGGGTGCCTATGTCCTGGCCCTCGGCCGGTTCGAAAGCGCCCATGACAAACGTTCCAGTGCCAGGCTCGGGGTTCTGAAGCCGATGCATTGCACCAGCCAGGGCAAGTCGATACTCGCGCATCTGAGCGAGGCGCAACTGGAAACGTTTCTGTCAGGCGAACTGCAATCCTTCACCGCCAACACCATTTCCGATCCCAGGCAATTGAGGTCACATCTCGCCATTGTGCGCGCTCGCGGTTACGCCATAGACGATGAGGAAATTGTCCTTGGCACGCGTTGTGTCGGTGCGGCCATCCTTGATGACGGTGGCCGTCCATTGGCGGCGATCAGCGTGGCCGGTCCTACCTTCCGCATGCCGCCGGAACGGGCCGAGCAACTGGGCACGGAACTGGCCGAGGCAGCGAGACGCATTTCAACCCAGTTGACACCAACCCTGAAGGCGGCCGTGCAGCATTCGGGTGGCTTTCGTGTCTGGACGACCCATTCCGCCTATGTCGGCGCGGCACCGCGCTGGGACGGCCGGCGCAATGCGCTGGTATGGGCAGACCTTCTTGCGCCTGCCATCCGCATTGATGGCGATGGTGGCGCAGACCTTCTCTATTTGCACGAACTTGCGCAACGGATCGGAACGCTTTGCCTTTCGGAGGACGGTTTCGTGGTTTCGGCCGGGGGCGACGTCGTTCTCTGCGGACCGGAAGGTATCCAGCAGAGGGTCGGCGGTTCTGGCGCATTACTCATCCGTGCTCTGCGCACGGACATGGCGGGCGCCATATGGGCGGCAGCCTTCGATGCCGAGGCCAATCTTACCCGTATCGGACCGTGGACGATCGCGGCGGGCTTCGAGCCCGTTTTCGAGCTTGCTGGCGACGTGACGGATATCGCATTTGCTGGGGAACTGGGGCTTTATGTGGTTCAGCCGACTCGGCAAAGTGTCCTGCTTCTCGATCCGGTGACACGGCGCCGGCGCAAGTTCACGGATATCCCCAAGGTTGCAGGATCACCCTGTGCCCTTGCCGTCGATGAAAATCTCAACGCCTGGATCGGCCTTTCGGATGGCTGGAGTGTGATCAAGCTCGACGAAAACGGCGAAATCCAGCGCACCATTGCCCTGCCTATTCCAAATCCGATCGGCGTCGCCTTTGGGGGAGAGGATCTGTCGGATCTTTTCATCACCAGCGCCCGCACCGGGCAGACCCGGGAAAGCCTGAACAACGCACCACTTTCTGGGCAACTGCTTTCCGTCAATGTGGGCGAGCGCGGACTACCGGAAACGATCGGCAAACCCTAA
- a CDS encoding amino acid ABC transporter permease, with product MTYEFDFEAVLEYWPLLLQGTWTTLRLTFFCTVFGILIGAFCAVVRTGGPGWARHLVGVYVEFIRNTPLLIQSYFLIFGIASMGVRLPILAGATIALTINIGAYTTEIVRAGIESIHRGQLEAAECLGLSRTQTYLHVIIRPALERVYPALSSQYVLLMLASSILSSVGVEELFGMANRIQSDTFRNFEVFVVLGILYLFLAVVVRAGFSLLGLALFPRRRKLGTPL from the coding sequence ATGACCTATGAATTCGATTTTGAGGCGGTGCTGGAATATTGGCCGCTGCTTCTGCAGGGTACGTGGACGACGCTGCGCCTCACATTCTTCTGCACCGTTTTCGGTATATTGATCGGCGCCTTCTGCGCGGTGGTGCGCACTGGCGGCCCCGGCTGGGCACGTCATCTGGTGGGCGTGTATGTGGAGTTCATCCGCAATACGCCGCTTCTGATCCAGTCCTATTTTCTGATCTTCGGCATCGCCAGCATGGGTGTCCGCCTTCCCATCCTCGCGGGTGCAACCATCGCACTCACCATCAATATCGGCGCCTATACGACTGAGATCGTCCGCGCTGGCATCGAATCCATCCATCGCGGCCAACTGGAGGCGGCGGAGTGCCTCGGCCTGAGCCGGACGCAGACCTATCTCCACGTCATCATTCGGCCCGCCCTGGAAAGGGTCTATCCGGCACTGTCGAGCCAGTATGTGCTGCTGATGCTCGCCTCCAGCATCCTTTCCTCGGTGGGAGTGGAAGAACTGTTCGGCATGGCCAACCGCATCCAGAGCGACACGTTCCGCAATTTCGAGGTCTTCGTAGTGCTCGGCATTCTCTATCTCTTCCTTGCGGTGGTGGTGCGTGCCGGTTTTTCCCTGCTCGGCCTCGCCCTCTTTCCCCGTCGGCGCAAGCTCGGAACGCCGTTGTGA
- a CDS encoding mandelate racemase/muconate lactonizing enzyme family protein produces MPETASRPVPKIASLKTFAVRMPFVDGGAGTGGTPSRWHELDMVLVRVEDEDGHVGWGEAFAYFCLEPVRAAVERMIAPFVVGERIDDIAAWNMGIQKKLHLFGRYGITLFALSGVDIALWDLAAKRQGLPLWRLFGAAENTERPAYASLVRYGDADLVAQQCRRALDLGYRLVKLHEVEPAVIARARQAIGTDVPLMVDANCAWSVEEAKALAPVFRENNVFWVEEPVFPPDDYAAMIALEAAGIPVGTGENASTAFDFSRVIQSVSYPQPSMTKAGGVSEFIRITEACRVAGKTPMPHTPYFGPGYFATLALLPLMPAQTLVEYLFVDPEAWIAETSRPEGGKLRSSSRSGIGFAPDPEVLEHYAVKS; encoded by the coding sequence ATGCCCGAGACCGCATCCCGCCCCGTACCGAAGATTGCTTCGCTGAAGACCTTCGCTGTGCGCATGCCATTTGTGGACGGCGGGGCCGGCACCGGTGGCACCCCGAGCCGCTGGCACGAACTGGACATGGTGCTGGTCCGGGTTGAGGACGAGGATGGTCACGTCGGCTGGGGCGAAGCCTTTGCTTATTTTTGTCTGGAGCCGGTGAGGGCCGCTGTCGAGCGCATGATCGCTCCCTTCGTTGTCGGTGAACGAATTGACGACATTGCCGCATGGAATATGGGCATTCAGAAGAAGCTGCACCTCTTCGGACGGTATGGAATCACGCTCTTTGCGCTTTCTGGTGTTGACATCGCATTGTGGGACCTGGCGGCGAAACGGCAGGGCTTGCCGCTGTGGCGCCTGTTCGGTGCGGCGGAGAATACCGAGCGGCCCGCTTATGCCAGTCTGGTGCGTTACGGTGATGCCGATCTGGTAGCACAACAGTGCCGGCGGGCGCTCGATCTCGGTTATCGTCTAGTGAAACTGCACGAAGTCGAACCGGCGGTGATTGCACGAGCGCGGCAGGCGATCGGCACCGACGTGCCGCTGATGGTTGATGCCAATTGCGCCTGGTCGGTGGAGGAGGCGAAGGCGCTTGCGCCCGTGTTTCGCGAAAACAATGTATTCTGGGTCGAGGAGCCGGTTTTTCCACCGGACGACTATGCTGCGATGATTGCTCTCGAGGCCGCCGGAATCCCTGTAGGAACGGGCGAAAACGCTTCTACCGCCTTTGATTTCAGCCGCGTCATCCAAAGCGTCAGCTACCCTCAGCCAAGCATGACCAAGGCTGGTGGAGTGTCTGAATTCATCCGCATCACCGAGGCTTGCCGAGTGGCAGGCAAGACGCCCATGCCGCACACACCCTATTTCGGGCCCGGCTATTTTGCGACACTGGCTCTGCTGCCGTTGATGCCGGCGCAGACGCTGGTCGAATATCTCTTCGTCGATCCGGAAGCCTGGATCGCCGAAACATCTCGGCCGGAAGGCGGCAAACTCCGCTCGTCGTCCCGTTCCGGAATAGGTTTTGCGCCGGATCCTGAGGTGCTGGAACATTACGCGGTCAAATCCTGA
- a CDS encoding YciI family protein, whose protein sequence is MQFTIIARDDRREGTLDKRLAAREKHMERIHAMKAEGSIIDGGALIDDAGRMVGSVVLCEFPDRAALDSYIESEVYFTDGVWKDVEILPFRRVQWR, encoded by the coding sequence ATGCAGTTTACCATCATTGCCCGTGATGACAGGCGGGAAGGTACGCTCGACAAACGCCTCGCCGCCCGCGAGAAGCACATGGAGCGCATTCACGCCATGAAAGCGGAAGGCAGCATCATAGACGGCGGCGCACTCATCGATGATGCAGGCAGGATGGTCGGCTCTGTCGTGCTTTGCGAGTTTCCGGATCGTGCAGCGCTCGACAGTTACATAGAGAGCGAAGTCTATTTCACGGACGGCGTTTGGAAGGATGTCGAAATACTGCCCTTCCGCCGCGTGCAGTGGCGGTGA
- a CDS encoding nuclear transport factor 2 family protein, whose amino-acid sequence MSGSPAARAEALIRRYFDACNAADHKALVDCFTDDAVHYFPPGLPGAPWRGAGAIADGWVWCVKTLGSRWTIEKVLAAADGREAVIEWTHWKTAIGEVLRGDEWYIFNDDVTKIHEIRAYYASPVNKAEPVNRLPEFDYEARGYALQPPSPAPKIV is encoded by the coding sequence ATGAGCGGATCACCTGCTGCACGTGCCGAGGCACTTATCCGGCGTTATTTCGACGCCTGCAACGCCGCCGACCATAAGGCTCTTGTCGATTGTTTCACGGACGACGCCGTCCACTATTTCCCGCCGGGGCTTCCCGGCGCGCCGTGGCGGGGGGCTGGCGCGATTGCCGACGGCTGGGTCTGGTGCGTGAAGACGCTCGGCTCCCGCTGGACAATCGAAAAAGTGCTGGCGGCTGCCGACGGACGTGAAGCTGTGATCGAGTGGACCCACTGGAAGACCGCCATTGGCGAAGTGCTGCGCGGCGACGAATGGTACATCTTCAATGATGACGTGACGAAAATCCACGAAATCCGTGCCTATTACGCATCGCCGGTCAACAAGGCAGAGCCAGTGAACAGGCTCCCTGAATTCGATTACGAGGCGAGGGGATATGCACTGCAGCCCCCGTCTCCCGCCCCGAAGATCGTGTGA
- a CDS encoding transporter substrate-binding domain-containing protein, with product MKNLKNIVATLAIMLAATAQASAEDALAKIRSAGVIRIAIDLSVPPWSYKDDSLNPTGSEVEAAKLLASDLGVKMEIVATNGANRIPNLMQNRADIIMSALSITDERKKTIAFSLPYSGNTTSVFAPKSMEIKSFADLAEKRVAVTRGTTNDQDITKMAPDAEIVRFEDEATTMISIVSNQLDIVAIAQSLVDLINQKNPGKDFEPKLTLRTATMGVGMRKEDAELKKWIDGWVRTNLDNGKLLAIYKQFQKTDIPPQVLAEAK from the coding sequence ATGAAGAACCTGAAAAATATCGTGGCTACGCTAGCGATCATGCTTGCTGCAACCGCACAGGCCTCGGCGGAGGACGCGCTCGCGAAAATCCGCAGTGCCGGCGTCATCCGTATCGCGATCGATCTCAGCGTGCCGCCGTGGTCCTACAAGGACGACAGCCTCAATCCGACCGGTTCGGAAGTCGAGGCGGCGAAGCTTCTCGCCTCCGATCTCGGCGTGAAGATGGAGATCGTCGCCACCAATGGTGCCAACCGGATTCCGAACCTGATGCAGAACCGTGCCGACATCATCATGTCTGCGCTTTCCATCACTGATGAACGCAAAAAAACCATAGCGTTTTCACTGCCTTACTCCGGCAACACCACCTCAGTCTTCGCGCCGAAGAGCATGGAGATCAAATCCTTCGCGGATCTCGCCGAGAAGCGCGTTGCGGTCACCCGCGGGACAACGAACGACCAGGATATCACCAAGATGGCGCCAGATGCCGAGATCGTGCGCTTCGAGGACGAGGCGACGACAATGATCTCGATCGTCTCAAACCAGCTCGACATAGTGGCGATCGCGCAATCTCTGGTCGATCTCATCAACCAGAAGAACCCGGGCAAGGACTTCGAGCCCAAGTTGACGCTCCGCACCGCCACCATGGGCGTGGGCATGCGCAAGGAAGATGCCGAACTGAAGAAATGGATCGACGGATGGGTGAGGACAAATCTCGACAACGGCAAATTGCTGGCGATCTACAAGCAGTTCCAGAAGACTGACATTCCACCGCAGGTTCTGGCGGAAGCCAAATAA
- a CDS encoding dimethylmenaquinone methyltransferase yields the protein MVEISKETLDKLKACSTATLTTQLFKRNFRQQFLVGLKPLNPDASPFAGEAFTLRFIPSREDKDWDLGDLKKRGEDNIQWEAVEAISAGQVLVIDSRNDARAASAGNMLMTRMMRKGVAAAITDGAFRDGTEISRMPFPAYCSANTASTRPAYHRAIDMQLPIGCAGVAVYPRDIIVGDSDGVVVVPRAIATELATDSYEQEQREKFLFTKIDAGASLWGTYPPNEETLKEYAEWRARNQAAE from the coding sequence ATGGTTGAAATTTCCAAAGAGACCCTGGACAAGCTCAAGGCTTGTTCAACCGCCACACTAACCACTCAGCTGTTCAAACGGAACTTTCGCCAGCAGTTCCTCGTCGGCCTCAAGCCGCTCAACCCGGATGCCAGCCCGTTTGCGGGGGAAGCCTTTACGCTTCGCTTCATTCCCTCCCGCGAAGACAAGGACTGGGATCTCGGTGATCTGAAGAAGCGCGGCGAAGACAACATCCAGTGGGAAGCCGTCGAGGCCATCAGCGCCGGCCAGGTGCTGGTCATCGATAGCCGGAATGATGCACGCGCGGCGTCTGCCGGCAACATGCTGATGACGAGGATGATGCGCAAGGGCGTCGCAGCCGCCATCACCGATGGTGCTTTCCGTGACGGCACCGAGATTTCCCGTATGCCGTTTCCGGCCTATTGTTCGGCAAACACCGCCTCCACCCGTCCGGCCTATCACCGTGCCATCGACATGCAGTTGCCGATCGGTTGCGCCGGCGTTGCCGTCTATCCAAGGGACATCATTGTCGGCGACAGTGATGGCGTGGTGGTCGTGCCGCGTGCCATAGCCACCGAACTCGCCACCGATTCCTACGAACAGGAACAGCGCGAAAAGTTCCTGTTCACCAAGATCGATGCCGGCGCATCGCTCTGGGGTACCTATCCGCCGAATGAGGAAACGCTGAAGGAATACGCCGAATGGCGTGCCCGCAACCAGGCGGCGGAGTGA
- a CDS encoding shikimate dehydrogenase, with protein MTQPSITGKTRVHFLIGSPIAQVLAPGWLTERMRNANYDGMLVPLHIEKGNLESALPVLKAMPNVDSILITLPHKFEATAFCDRLSDRARVLGAINAMRREPDGTWFGDNFDGAGLASGILKAGRSIVGKKVFMVGAGGAGSSIGVSMLEEGASHLTFHDLNKTNEHALYEKLAAAYPGRVSVGTSVPAGTEIVVNATSAGLHDSDPLPVVPAELSPAMVVADVITHPIPTRLVIAAADAGCFTRDGTHMLEGQIELLFNFMLTHGKC; from the coding sequence ATGACGCAACCAAGCATAACCGGCAAGACCCGGGTCCATTTCCTCATCGGTTCGCCCATCGCGCAAGTTCTGGCGCCTGGGTGGCTGACTGAGCGGATGCGAAATGCAAATTATGACGGCATGCTGGTGCCGCTGCATATCGAGAAAGGCAATCTGGAAAGCGCCTTGCCGGTGTTGAAGGCAATGCCTAACGTGGACAGCATCCTGATCACTCTGCCGCATAAATTCGAAGCAACCGCCTTTTGCGACCGCCTGTCCGACCGGGCACGGGTGCTTGGTGCCATAAACGCCATGCGGCGTGAGCCGGACGGCACATGGTTCGGCGATAATTTCGACGGAGCGGGCCTGGCATCCGGCATTCTCAAGGCCGGGCGTTCCATCGTGGGCAAGAAGGTGTTCATGGTCGGTGCGGGCGGCGCGGGGTCGTCCATCGGCGTCTCGATGCTGGAGGAAGGCGCAAGCCATCTGACCTTCCACGATCTGAACAAGACGAACGAGCATGCCCTTTACGAGAAACTGGCTGCAGCCTATCCGGGCCGCGTATCCGTGGGAACCTCTGTGCCAGCGGGCACCGAAATCGTGGTCAACGCCACATCTGCAGGTTTACACGATAGTGATCCGCTACCGGTCGTGCCTGCGGAACTGTCGCCGGCCATGGTCGTCGCTGATGTTATCACCCATCCGATCCCCACCCGGCTCGTGATTGCTGCGGCCGATGCCGGCTGCTTTACCCGCGATGGTACCCATATGCTTGAGGGGCAGATCGAACTTCTCTTCAATTTCATGCTGACACACGGCAAGTGTTGA